One window from the genome of Raphanus sativus cultivar WK10039 unplaced genomic scaffold, ASM80110v3 Scaffold2278, whole genome shotgun sequence encodes:
- the LOC108840229 gene encoding probable serine/threonine-protein kinase PBL9 yields MGACLSAQVKDESPGGSPKFKDTGSLGSKSSSVSVRPSPRTEGEILQSPNLKSFSFAELKSATRNFRPDSVLGEGGFGCVFKGWIDEKSLTATKPGTGLVIAVKKLNQDGWQGHQEWLAEVNYLGQFSHGHLVKLIGYCLEDEHRLLVYEFMPRGSLENHLFRRGLYFQPLSWKLRLKVALGAAKGLAFLHSSETRVIYRDFKTSNILLDSDYNAKLSDFGLAKDGPIGDESHVSTRVMGTHGYAAPEYLATGHLTTKSDVYSFGVVLLELLSGRRAVDRNRPSVERNLVDWAKPYLANKRKIFRVVDNRLQDQYSMEEACKVATLSLRCLTTEIKLRPNMREVVSQLEHIQSLNASRGGNVDRTERRRVRRRSDSVVTKKPDAGFVRQTAVGCTVVAYPRPSASPLCV; encoded by the exons ATGGGGGCTTGCTTGAGTGCTCAGGTAAAAGATGAGAGCCCAG GGGGGAGTCCAAAGTTCAAAGATACTGGAAGTCTTGGGAGCAAGTCTTCATCTGTGTCTGTAAGACCAAGCCCTCGAACCGAGGGTGAGATCTTACAGTCTCCAAACCTCAAGAGTTTCAGCTTTGCTGAGCTCAAATCAGCAACTAGGAATTTCAGACCAGACAGTGTGCTTGGTGAAGGTGGATTCGGTTGTGTGTTCAAAGGATGGATTGATGAGAAGTCTCTCACCGCCACAAAACCAGGCACTGGTTTGGTTATTGCTGTCAAAAAGCTTAACCAAGATGGTTGGCAAGGTCACCAGGAGTGGCTG GCTGAAGTGAATTACCTAGGTCAGTTTTCTCATGGACACCTAGTGAAGCTGATAGGTTATTGCCTAGAGGATGAGCACCGTCTTCTTGTTTACGAGTTCATGCCACGTGGTAGCTTAGAGAATCATCTTTTCAGGA GAGGGTTATATTTCCAACCGTTATCTTGGAAACTCCGGTTGAAAGTAGCTCTTGGTGCTGCGAAGGGACTTGCTTTTCTTCACAGCTCCGAGACAAGAGTGATATACAGAGACTTCAAGACTTCTAACATCCTTCTTGATTCg GATTACAACGCAAAGCTTTCTGATTTTGGGTTGGCCAAGGATGGGCCAATAGGAGATGAAAGCCATGTCTCTACAAGAGTCATGGGTACACATGGATATGCAGCTCCTGAGTACCTCGCAACCG GTCATCTAACAACAAAGAGTGATGTCTATAGCTTCGGGGTTGTCCTTCTGGAGCTGTTGTCTGGTCGTAGAGCCGTGGACAGAAACAGACCATCGGTAGAGAGGAACCTTGTGGATTGGGCTAAACCATACCTTGCAAACAAAAGAAAGATATTCAGAGTGGTCGATAATCGTCTTCAGGATCAGTACTCTATGGAAGAAGCATGTAAAGTGGCTACTCTGTCTCTGAGGTGTCTCACTACGGAGATTAAGCTCAGACCAAACATGAGAGAAGTGGTTTCGCAGCTTGAGCATATTCAGTCTCTAAATGCGTCTAGAGGAGGAAACGTGGATAGGACGGAGAGAAGAAGAGTGCGTAGGAGAAGTGACAGTGTTGTTACCAAAAAACCTGATGCAGGTTTTGTTCGGCAGACCGCTGTGGGCTGTACAGTTGTTGCTTATCCTCGCCCGTCGGCCTCACCGCTGTGTGTCTGA